ATCATGGCGATCGGGTTGTTCTGGTCGGCCTCGAAGGTGAAGGCCTGGCCGGCGGCGGGGGGGGCGAGCAGCGAAGCCGCGAAAAGCGGGGCGAGGAGGATCGTAGCGAGGCGCATAACAAAACCGGTTAGAAGAAGACGTGCGCGGGTGCCCCCTAGGGACACGATATGTCGTGTCCACAGGTATCGCATACGTTTACAGGATGCGTGGAGCGGCGCCAGGTCGTCGGGCGCTGCCGAGTGAACGCCCCTTGGCCGGCGCTTATTGTGCGGCGTGTTAGAGCGACACCCCTTGTTTCCACGGAATAAAATCGTGCTGCCCCAGGATTTGCGCCTTCGTTTTCATTTCGCCGCTGGCGACGCGGATCAGCATCTCAAGTAACTCTTCGCCGAGTTCAGGGATGGATCGCTCGCCGGCGACGATCGGGCCGCAGTCCAGGTCGATGATGTCTGGCAGTCGCTGCGCCAGTTTCGTGTTGGTCGACACCTTGATGACGGGAGCGATCGGGTTGCCTGTAGGCGTGCCGAGCCCGGTCGAGAAGGCCATGATGTTCGCCCCCGCGCCGGCCATGCCGGTAGTCGATTCGACATCGTTGCCAGGCGTGCACAGCAAATTGAGGCCGCGGGCCGTGGCGTATTCCGGATACCCCAGCACACCCGTGATGGGCGACGTACCGCCCTTCTTCGCCGCGCCGGCGGACTTGATGGCGTCCGTGATGAGGCCGTCCTTAATGTTGCCGGGGGAGGGGTTCATGTGGAGGCCCGACCCGACGGCTTCGGCCTGCCGGCTGTACTCGCGCATGAGGCGGATGAAGCGGTCGCCCACGTCGGGGGTGACGGAGCGGTTGATGAGTTCTTGCTCGACCCCGCATAGTTCGGGGAATTCCGACAGGATGACGGTTCCGCCGAGCGCCACGAGGAGGTCGGCCGCATGGCCCATCGCCGGATTGGCGGAGATGCCCGAAAAGCCGTCCGACCCGCCGCACTCGACGCCGAACGTGAGCGCACTCAGCGGCGCCGGCGCGCGGCGCAGACGGTCGGCCTCGACGAGGCCGGCGAACGTTTGACGGATGGCGTCGGACAACATGTCGTACTCTGACGGGCCGCGTTGTTGTTCGTAGATGTAGAGCGGCTTGTCAAACGCCGGGTTGCGCCGGTGCAGCTCTTCCTGGAGTATCTCGATCTGCGCGTTCTGGCAGCCTAGGCTAAGCACCGTGGCGCCGGCGACGTTCGGGTTGTGGATGTAGCCGGCGAGCAGGGCGCAGAGGGTCCGCGCATCCTGCCGGGTGCCGCCGCAGCCGCCTTCGTGCGAGAGAAACTGGATGCCGTCTACATGCTCGAATACCGGGGTGCGGGTGCTGGCGGCTTTCTGGGAGGGATAGGCCAAGGCGCGGAGCGTGTCGGGCGTGGCGCCGGCGCGGTAGTGGCGGACGAGTTCGGCCACCTGGTGCTGGTAGAGGGCCGGCTGCGCGTAGCCGAGCTCTTTTTCGAACGCGTCACGTAGGATCGCGATGTTGCGGTTCTCGCAGAAGACCAGCGGGATGACCAGCCAGTAGTTCGACGTCCCCACCTGGCCGTCAGACCGGTGGTAACCCATGAAGGTCCGGTCCTTCCACCGACTCACGTCCGGCGGCGTCCATGAGAACGCGCTGGAGGCGTGGTCGAACTCGGCCGTGGCGTGTTTGACGTTTCCGGTGTGGATGGCGCCCCCGAGTGGGATGGGCTGCGTCGCCCGGCCCACGAGTACGCCGTACATCACCACCGGATCGCCGACGCTCAT
Above is a genomic segment from Rhodothermales bacterium containing:
- a CDS encoding altronate dehydratase family protein, with amino-acid sequence MTNVLKVHDSDNVLVALEDLPAGATVRENGTLIPLPEKVSAKHKLVTRAMSVGDPVVMYGVLVGRATQPIPLGGAIHTGNVKHATAEFDHASSAFSWTPPDVSRWKDRTFMGYHRSDGQVGTSNYWLVIPLVFCENRNIAILRDAFEKELGYAQPALYQHQVAELVRHYRAGATPDTLRALAYPSQKAASTRTPVFEHVDGIQFLSHEGGCGGTRQDARTLCALLAGYIHNPNVAGATVLSLGCQNAQIEILQEELHRRNPAFDKPLYIYEQQRGPSEYDMLSDAIRQTFAGLVEADRLRRAPAPLSALTFGVECGGSDGFSGISANPAMGHAADLLVALGGTVILSEFPELCGVEQELINRSVTPDVGDRFIRLMREYSRQAEAVGSGLHMNPSPGNIKDGLITDAIKSAGAAKKGGTSPITGVLGYPEYATARGLNLLCTPGNDVESTTGMAGAGANIMAFSTGLGTPTGNPIAPVIKVSTNTKLAQRLPDIIDLDCGPIVAGERSIPELGEELLEMLIRVASGEMKTKAQILGQHDFIPWKQGVSL